One genomic segment of Nitrosopumilus sp. b3 includes these proteins:
- a CDS encoding Snf7 family protein → MPNFDKTWARQETQSVTGKLREAVKPQGALKPRIQTAVNKLQVQISKMDSMLGKLHERDAQLFQRVVTAMQQHDTSTSRVLSNELAEIRKVTKMLGNARMSLEQVQLRLTTIHDLGDAMVAIGPAMSTMKGLKSSLGRFMPEADSELNSMTQTLNGLMMDSLAGDSFSMESDVSSEETDKILQEASAVAEQQIGDKFPSVPSSTGLSSQSSTTTFE, encoded by the coding sequence ATGCCAAACTTCGATAAAACTTGGGCTCGACAAGAGACTCAAAGTGTAACTGGCAAACTCCGAGAAGCAGTAAAGCCTCAAGGTGCATTAAAACCACGAATTCAAACTGCAGTAAACAAACTACAAGTCCAAATATCAAAAATGGACTCTATGTTAGGTAAGCTGCACGAAAGAGATGCGCAACTCTTTCAACGAGTGGTAACCGCAATGCAACAACATGATACTAGCACAAGTAGAGTTTTGTCCAACGAATTAGCTGAAATTCGTAAGGTTACAAAGATGCTCGGCAATGCAAGAATGTCATTAGAACAAGTCCAACTAAGACTGACAACTATTCATGATCTTGGTGATGCTATGGTAGCAATTGGACCAGCGATGTCTACAATGAAGGGATTGAAGTCATCACTAGGAAGATTCATGCCAGAAGCTGATTCAGAATTGAACAGTATGACCCAGACACTTAATGGATTAATGATGGACTCCCTGGCAGGAGATTCATTTAGTATGGAATCTGATGTTTCAAGTGAAGAAACTGACAAGATTCTACAAGAAGCATCTGCAGTAGCTGAGCAACAGATAGGAGATAAATTCCCATCTGTACCATCTTCAACTGGACTTTCGTCTCAAAGCTCTACAACAACGTTTGAGTAG